From one Alicyclobacillus acidocaldarius subsp. acidocaldarius Tc-4-1 genomic stretch:
- a CDS encoding mannitol-1-phosphate 5-dehydrogenase, with amino-acid sequence MRRALHFGAGNIGRGFIGWLLAEAGFQVTFADVVPSLVEEIAAKRSYRVIELGEEKRVVEVQGVDACLLGSERCVELAATSDWITTAVGIRHLEGVAEVLVEGFRRRMRAGREGDVVVIACENAVRATSQLRRHVERLADDALREFLDARVRFLDAAVDRIAPNREGHAEDALDAVVESYYEWVVEGSPVRGAPHGISWVSDLVPYLERKLYLVNGAHAAIAYLAHLLGIATIGEALSQPDIEQHAARFQEEAARGLAHRHPAFDVANLTSYAAKVRTRFANPHVVDHVTRVARDPLRKLAPGERLVGPLLAAAEAGCETTAIERAIASALCYLDEHDEASLELQRRISAEGAEQVVRAVCGLDGALLRAVMAAYQELQARIH; translated from the coding sequence ATGAGGCGGGCGCTGCACTTTGGCGCGGGCAACATCGGCCGCGGATTCATCGGCTGGTTGCTCGCAGAAGCCGGCTTTCAAGTGACGTTTGCGGACGTCGTGCCAAGCCTCGTGGAGGAGATTGCGGCGAAACGGAGCTACCGCGTCATTGAACTCGGCGAAGAAAAGCGCGTCGTCGAGGTGCAAGGCGTGGACGCGTGCCTGCTCGGCTCTGAGCGGTGCGTCGAGCTTGCGGCGACAAGCGATTGGATCACGACGGCGGTCGGCATTCGCCACCTCGAAGGCGTGGCCGAGGTGTTGGTGGAAGGATTTCGCCGGCGGATGAGAGCCGGGCGAGAAGGCGACGTGGTGGTCATTGCGTGCGAAAACGCGGTGCGGGCGACGTCCCAGCTGCGCCGTCACGTCGAGCGGCTGGCGGACGATGCGTTGCGCGAATTCCTGGATGCGCGCGTGCGCTTCCTAGACGCCGCGGTGGATCGCATCGCTCCAAACCGCGAGGGACACGCGGAGGATGCCCTGGACGCCGTGGTGGAGTCGTACTACGAGTGGGTGGTCGAGGGGAGTCCCGTGCGCGGCGCGCCGCACGGCATTTCGTGGGTCTCGGATCTCGTTCCGTATTTGGAGCGCAAGCTGTACCTCGTGAACGGGGCGCACGCCGCCATTGCCTATCTCGCGCATCTCCTCGGCATCGCGACCATCGGCGAGGCGCTCTCGCAACCGGACATCGAGCAGCACGCCGCGCGATTCCAGGAGGAAGCGGCGCGCGGGCTGGCGCATCGGCACCCCGCCTTCGATGTTGCAAATCTCACATCGTACGCGGCGAAGGTGCGAACCCGTTTCGCGAACCCACACGTGGTCGATCACGTCACGCGTGTCGCCCGCGACCCGCTGCGCAAGCTGGCGCCAGGCGAACGACTGGTGGGCCCACTCTTGGCGGCCGCCGAAGCGGGCTGCGAAACGACGGCCATCGAACGGGCCATCGCGTCCGCGCTGTGCTACCTGGACGAGCACGATGAAGCTTCGCTGGAGTTGCAGCGGCGGATTTCCGCGGAAGGCGCGGAGCAGGTGGTGCGCGCGGTGTGCGGCCTCGACGGGGCGCTGCTTCGCGCCGTGATGGCCGCGTACCAAGAACTGCAAGCCCGTATCCATTAA
- a CDS encoding HPr family phosphocarrier protein, which yields MAKAQREIELKNPSGLHARPASLFVAEANKFQSEIFLEAKGKRINAKSILGLLSLAIGQGTVIKIEAEGDDAEQAVTALCDLVASGFGE from the coding sequence ATGGCAAAGGCACAGCGAGAAATCGAACTCAAAAACCCTTCCGGGCTGCATGCTCGGCCGGCTTCGCTGTTTGTGGCGGAGGCGAACAAGTTTCAGTCGGAGATTTTCTTAGAGGCGAAGGGCAAGCGGATCAACGCCAAGAGCATTCTCGGCCTGTTGTCGCTCGCCATTGGGCAAGGCACCGTCATCAAAATTGAGGCCGAGGGCGACGACGCAGAGCAGGCCGTCACAGCCTTGTGCGATCTTGTCGCCTCCGGGTTCGGCGAGTGA
- the ptsP gene encoding phosphoenolpyruvate--protein phosphotransferase, translating into MGTVYRGVAASDGVAVAKAWLVAPREPSVERAEIADPQAEWARVERAIAAAKEELAALRQTALEKLGEAKAQLFVAHAQMLDDPELTGQIRQAIEAERVNAEWAVKTVIDTLVGLFDALDDEYMRQRAADVRDVGSRLLRHLQGGDRASLADLAEPVVLVARDLAPSDTVQLDPALVRAFVTDIGGRTSHTAIMARSLGIPAVVGLGDITAHVESGQVLAVDGSEGLVVVEPNEEELARFSAQVERQQGERSRLAALRDAESVTPDGRRVEIAGNIGTPAEVEQVLAQGGEGIGLFRSEFLYMNRETAPTEEEQFAAYKEVAEAMAGRPVIVRTLDVGGDKGIPYLGLPHEDNPFLGYRAIRVCLDQRELFAAQLRAILRASHYGKLRVMFPMIATVEEVRAAKRELEAAKQALREEGVPFDEDIEVGIMIEIPAAAVMADRLAREVDFFSIGTNDLVQYTLACDRLNERISHLYQPLNPSVLRLVKMVIDGAHAEGKWVGMCGELAGDPRATAILLGLGLDEFSMSAGSILKVRDVVRNTRYEDAKALAAQALEADTEADVLKLVEA; encoded by the coding sequence ATGGGCACGGTGTATCGCGGCGTGGCCGCGTCGGACGGGGTAGCGGTGGCGAAAGCGTGGCTCGTCGCCCCGAGAGAGCCGTCCGTCGAGCGCGCGGAGATTGCAGATCCTCAGGCCGAGTGGGCGCGCGTCGAGCGCGCCATCGCCGCCGCGAAAGAGGAACTCGCGGCGTTGCGCCAGACGGCTCTGGAAAAGCTCGGCGAGGCGAAGGCGCAGCTGTTTGTCGCGCACGCGCAGATGCTCGACGATCCCGAACTCACGGGGCAGATTCGCCAAGCCATTGAGGCGGAGCGCGTCAACGCCGAGTGGGCGGTGAAAACCGTGATCGACACCTTGGTGGGCCTGTTTGACGCGCTCGACGATGAGTACATGCGCCAGCGCGCGGCGGACGTCCGCGACGTGGGCAGCCGCCTGCTCCGCCATCTCCAGGGCGGGGACAGGGCGAGCCTCGCGGATCTCGCGGAGCCCGTCGTCCTGGTGGCGCGCGATCTCGCCCCCTCCGACACCGTCCAACTGGATCCCGCGCTCGTGCGCGCGTTTGTGACGGACATCGGCGGGCGCACCTCGCACACCGCCATCATGGCGAGATCGCTCGGCATCCCAGCGGTGGTGGGGCTCGGAGACATCACGGCGCACGTGGAATCTGGGCAGGTGCTCGCCGTCGACGGGAGCGAGGGACTCGTCGTTGTGGAGCCGAATGAGGAGGAGTTGGCGCGCTTCTCGGCGCAAGTGGAGCGGCAGCAGGGGGAACGCTCGCGCCTCGCCGCGCTGCGCGACGCCGAATCCGTGACGCCGGACGGCCGCAGGGTCGAGATCGCCGGGAACATCGGCACCCCGGCCGAAGTGGAGCAGGTGTTGGCTCAGGGCGGGGAGGGGATAGGGCTCTTCCGCTCTGAATTCCTATACATGAACCGCGAGACCGCGCCGACGGAGGAAGAGCAGTTTGCGGCGTACAAGGAAGTCGCGGAGGCCATGGCTGGGCGCCCGGTCATCGTGCGCACGCTCGACGTCGGCGGTGACAAAGGCATCCCGTATCTCGGCCTGCCGCACGAGGACAACCCGTTCCTCGGGTATCGGGCCATCCGCGTCTGCCTGGATCAAAGGGAACTGTTTGCGGCGCAGCTTCGCGCCATCCTGCGCGCGTCGCACTACGGCAAGCTGCGCGTGATGTTCCCGATGATCGCGACGGTGGAGGAGGTGCGGGCGGCCAAGCGCGAACTCGAGGCGGCGAAGCAGGCGCTGCGCGAAGAGGGCGTGCCGTTCGACGAGGACATCGAAGTGGGCATCATGATCGAGATTCCGGCGGCGGCCGTCATGGCGGATCGCCTGGCGAGGGAAGTCGACTTCTTCTCCATCGGCACGAACGATCTCGTCCAGTACACGCTGGCGTGCGATCGGCTGAACGAGCGGATTTCCCACCTGTACCAGCCGCTCAACCCGAGCGTGTTGCGGTTGGTGAAGATGGTCATTGATGGGGCGCACGCCGAGGGCAAGTGGGTCGGCATGTGCGGCGAGCTGGCGGGGGATCCGCGCGCGACCGCGATTCTCCTCGGCCTGGGACTGGACGAATTCAGCATGAGCGCCGGCTCCATCCTCAAGGTGCGCGACGTCGTGCGCAACACGCGCTACGAGGATGCGAAGGCTTTAGCGGCCCAGGCGCTCGAGGCCGATACCGAGGCGGATGTGTTGAAACTGGTGGAAGCCTGA
- a CDS encoding RNA polymerase sigma factor — MNGELSDDMLLAAIARGQRDALEALYDRFERLVYSFAYRVTGDVSHAEEIVQDVFVKVWRQAHAYNPALGKVSTWLLTIARRSAIDLHRRERRQQHESGEDVFPILPDHGPTPDRVAEQSDLRSRIREALAKLPEEQRQVVEWMYFQGYTQNEIAERFGWSLGTVKSRARLAMQKLREELQGVGWEVEGRG; from the coding sequence ATGAACGGTGAGCTGTCCGACGACATGCTGCTTGCCGCCATCGCGCGCGGCCAGCGCGACGCGCTCGAAGCGCTCTATGACCGCTTTGAGCGCCTCGTGTACAGCTTCGCCTACCGTGTGACCGGAGACGTCTCGCACGCCGAAGAGATTGTGCAGGACGTGTTTGTTAAGGTGTGGCGCCAGGCGCATGCCTACAATCCCGCGCTGGGCAAGGTTTCCACCTGGCTTTTGACCATCGCGCGCCGATCCGCCATTGATCTGCACCGCCGCGAGCGGCGCCAACAGCACGAGTCGGGCGAAGACGTGTTTCCCATCTTGCCGGATCACGGGCCCACGCCGGATCGCGTGGCGGAGCAAAGCGACTTGCGATCCCGCATCCGGGAGGCCCTTGCCAAGCTCCCGGAGGAGCAGCGGCAGGTTGTCGAGTGGATGTACTTCCAGGGATATACGCAAAACGAAATCGCGGAACGATTCGGTTGGTCGCTCGGGACGGTGAAGAGCCGCGCTCGGCTGGCGATGCAGAAGCTGCGCGAAGAATTGCAGGGCGTCGGATGGGAGGTGGAGGGCCGTGGCTGA
- a CDS encoding anti-sigma factor, which yields MADKVCELCALYVLGGLDEAERRSFEEHLATCPDCQAELAEMKPIADAMLYDFDEVSPPPELRQRVLAAVFEEMDAESGAKGVSASPRASKEGAAPRDRATDDWRSVQFSSAFEPASDSKSTVEAWSSRRERRRIRTWWMAPWAALVLVAAGLGWSLHRVAPYQTIGEVKTQVQLAPTAGMGSAQMWVIESPQGKEMLIRFHGLKRPVGSQVYQVWVIHNGQPPQSAGVFVPDAQGNAVFASLMPNEPVNVVAVTLEPKAIDVRPLGTMVFKAQLST from the coding sequence GTGGCTGACAAGGTGTGCGAACTGTGTGCGCTCTACGTCCTCGGAGGGCTCGACGAAGCTGAACGGCGCTCGTTCGAGGAACATCTGGCCACATGCCCCGACTGCCAGGCCGAACTGGCCGAGATGAAACCCATCGCCGACGCCATGCTGTACGACTTCGACGAGGTGTCGCCGCCGCCCGAGTTGCGTCAGCGCGTCCTGGCAGCCGTCTTTGAGGAGATGGACGCGGAAAGCGGCGCGAAGGGCGTATCTGCATCGCCACGGGCCTCGAAAGAGGGCGCAGCGCCGCGTGACCGCGCGACCGACGACTGGCGTTCCGTGCAATTCTCATCTGCGTTCGAGCCAGCTTCGGATTCGAAATCGACGGTTGAAGCTTGGTCGTCGCGCCGCGAGCGGCGCCGGATTCGGACGTGGTGGATGGCGCCTTGGGCCGCGCTGGTGCTTGTCGCAGCAGGGCTCGGTTGGTCGCTGCATCGCGTCGCCCCGTACCAGACGATTGGCGAGGTGAAGACCCAGGTTCAGCTCGCGCCGACGGCAGGGATGGGTAGCGCGCAGATGTGGGTTATTGAATCGCCTCAGGGTAAAGAGATGCTCATCCGCTTTCACGGTTTGAAGCGACCGGTCGGATCGCAGGTCTACCAGGTCTGGGTGATTCACAACGGTCAGCCGCCGCAGTCCGCCGGTGTGTTTGTCCCGGACGCGCAGGGGAACGCCGTGTTTGCCTCGCTGATGCCGAACGAACCGGTGAATGTCGTGGCGGTGACGCTGGAGCCAAAGGCGATTGACGTGCGGCCGCTAGGCACGATGGTGTTCAAGGCACAGCTCTCCACCTGA
- a CDS encoding amidase, with protein MTDHDALGLAELVRTRQVHPRELVQAAIERIEALNPKLNAVIHKRYEKALAEADTVPLDAPLAGVPVLAKDVHQEIQGEPMTFGSKAYASHIASEDSHFVRQLKRAGAIFLGITNVPEFALMAVTEPRHYGPTRNPWDLQVTPGGSSGGSAAAVAAGMVPMAGASDGGGSIRIPAAYCGLFGLKPTRGRTPVGPKLGRHWFGASVNHVLTRSVRDSAAALDCLVMEEKAAAFTAPRSADRYLDVIHRPLPKRLRIAFTTESPLGTAVDPACAEAVVRAVRLLESLGHEVEERTAPVDGRQLAQSYIWMYFGEVGVKNCSLNDGQSCTFDVFYFYENQ; from the coding sequence TTGACGGATCACGATGCGCTCGGCCTCGCGGAGCTGGTGCGGACGAGACAGGTCCACCCGCGGGAGCTCGTTCAGGCGGCCATCGAGCGCATTGAAGCGCTGAACCCAAAGCTGAACGCCGTCATTCACAAGCGCTATGAGAAGGCGCTCGCCGAGGCGGACACCGTGCCCCTCGACGCACCGCTGGCTGGCGTGCCGGTGCTCGCGAAGGACGTGCACCAGGAGATCCAAGGCGAGCCGATGACGTTTGGCTCCAAGGCGTATGCGTCGCACATCGCCAGTGAAGATTCCCATTTTGTGAGGCAGCTCAAACGCGCCGGAGCCATCTTCCTAGGTATCACCAATGTGCCGGAATTTGCGCTCATGGCCGTCACGGAGCCAAGGCACTACGGGCCCACGCGCAACCCTTGGGATTTGCAGGTGACGCCGGGCGGATCAAGCGGCGGTTCGGCTGCGGCGGTTGCCGCGGGCATGGTGCCGATGGCGGGAGCGAGCGACGGCGGGGGCTCCATTCGCATCCCCGCGGCGTATTGCGGCCTGTTTGGGCTGAAGCCGACGCGCGGGCGCACGCCTGTGGGGCCTAAGCTCGGGCGCCATTGGTTCGGTGCGTCGGTCAATCACGTCTTGACGCGAAGTGTACGTGACAGTGCGGCCGCCTTGGACTGTCTCGTGATGGAGGAGAAGGCGGCGGCGTTCACGGCGCCGAGATCGGCAGACCGATACCTTGACGTGATCCACCGCCCGTTGCCGAAGCGACTGCGCATCGCGTTTACCACGGAGTCTCCGCTCGGCACAGCGGTCGACCCGGCGTGCGCCGAGGCGGTGGTACGCGCGGTGAGGCTCCTTGAATCGCTCGGCCACGAGGTGGAAGAGCGAACGGCGCCGGTCGACGGCCGGCAGCTGGCCCAAAGCTACATCTGGATGTATTTCGGGGAGGTGGGGGTCAAGAACTGCTCACTGAATGATGGACAATCATGTACATTTGATGTATTTTATTTCTATGAAAATCAGTGA
- a CDS encoding RNA-guided endonuclease InsQ/TnpB family protein: MKIHRAYRYELAPNRMQRSLLAKHAGAARFAYNWGLARRIALYEETGQSTNAIEQHRELNRLKKTDFPWMYEVSKCAPQEALRDLDRAFQHFFRRLKEGRKAGFPRFKKKGRDDSFRLTGSIRVLDNVIQLPRLGRVRLKEKPHVEGRILSATVKREADRWYVSLSAERRFPDPVPPSGEPVDVDLGVSWFLTLSDGTKIEAPKPLARYLRRLRRLSKRHSRKKPGSRNRRKSALALARLHRKIRNIRQDFLHKVTTELAKTKRVIVIEDLHVRGMVQNRALARAISDVGFGEFRRMLTYKCTWYGSELIVAPRFYASSKTCSACGYVISELPLSVREWTCPACSTRHDRDINAAKNLLRIGTASSAGSDACGDPSGGAALGC; encoded by the coding sequence ATGAAGATTCATCGGGCGTATCGGTATGAGTTGGCGCCGAATCGGATGCAACGGAGCCTGCTTGCCAAGCACGCAGGTGCGGCCCGATTTGCGTACAATTGGGGGCTTGCCAGACGCATCGCGCTCTATGAAGAGACGGGGCAAAGCACGAACGCCATCGAACAGCACCGGGAACTCAACCGCCTGAAGAAAACCGACTTCCCGTGGATGTACGAGGTCTCCAAATGCGCCCCGCAGGAAGCGTTGCGGGACTTGGATCGCGCGTTTCAACACTTTTTTCGCAGGTTGAAGGAGGGGCGCAAGGCGGGATTCCCTCGGTTCAAGAAAAAAGGTCGCGACGATTCGTTTCGCCTGACGGGTTCGATTCGCGTCTTGGACAACGTTATACAACTGCCTCGGCTCGGGCGGGTTCGGCTGAAAGAGAAACCGCATGTCGAAGGCCGAATCCTGTCGGCGACGGTCAAGCGGGAGGCGGACCGTTGGTATGTGAGTTTGTCGGCAGAACGGAGATTCCCCGACCCTGTTCCACCTTCGGGCGAGCCGGTGGATGTGGATCTGGGGGTCTCGTGGTTTTTGACGTTGTCCGACGGGACGAAAATCGAGGCGCCAAAGCCGCTCGCCCGATACCTTCGCCGCTTAAGGCGGTTATCGAAGCGGCATAGCCGAAAGAAACCAGGCTCGCGAAATCGGCGGAAGTCGGCGCTGGCGCTTGCCCGGCTGCACCGGAAGATCCGCAACATACGGCAGGACTTTTTGCACAAAGTGACGACGGAGCTCGCGAAAACCAAGCGAGTGATCGTCATCGAAGACCTGCATGTGCGAGGCATGGTGCAGAATCGAGCGTTGGCGCGAGCCATTTCGGACGTGGGTTTTGGCGAGTTTCGACGAATGTTGACGTACAAGTGTACGTGGTACGGCTCGGAACTCATCGTGGCACCACGGTTTTACGCGAGCAGCAAGACGTGCTCGGCGTGCGGGTACGTGATAAGCGAGCTGCCATTGTCGGTGCGGGAGTGGACGTGCCCGGCGTGCAGCACGCGGCATGACCGCGACATCAACGCAGCGAAAAATCTTTTGAGAATTGGTACCGCGAGTTCCGCGGGAAGTGACGCCTGTGGAGATCCCTCTGGCGGGGCGGCCTTGGGCTGCTAG
- a CDS encoding amidase family protein, with protein MEIPLAGRPWAASHGSWKQEARSGHLSMNCRTAQLQSLRSVLGRKPRPGDVEPATWLLGAIGQFVSAADFVARLRTWDEAAAQMEVFHETYDVYLTPTTAMPPARIGELSLGWREEQLARWSHRWGIARLLKRAGIVDKLVQTSLMRTPFTQLANLTGQPAMSLPLSRSSTGVPLGVQVVAARGREDLLLQLAALLEQTSLWVDVKQNPPVCENRRPPSQDV; from the coding sequence GTGGAGATCCCTCTGGCGGGGCGGCCTTGGGCTGCTAGTCATGGGTCGTGGAAGCAGGAAGCGAGAAGTGGACATTTGTCCATGAATTGCAGAACGGCTCAGCTCCAATCTCTTCGCAGCGTCTTGGGGCGTAAACCCCGGCCGGGCGACGTGGAACCCGCCACCTGGCTCCTCGGAGCGATAGGGCAATTCGTCTCCGCTGCCGACTTTGTCGCGCGTCTGCGAACATGGGACGAGGCGGCCGCGCAGATGGAAGTGTTCCACGAAACGTACGACGTCTATCTCACGCCGACGACGGCCATGCCGCCCGCGCGCATCGGCGAGCTGTCGCTTGGATGGCGCGAAGAGCAGCTCGCTCGGTGGTCGCATCGATGGGGCATCGCGCGGCTGCTCAAGCGGGCTGGGATCGTGGATAAGCTCGTGCAGACAAGTCTCATGCGAACGCCGTTCACCCAACTCGCCAACTTGACCGGTCAGCCGGCGATGTCGCTTCCACTGTCCAGGTCCTCGACGGGCGTTCCGCTCGGCGTGCAGGTTGTGGCTGCGCGCGGTCGAGAAGACTTGCTTCTCCAACTCGCGGCCTTGTTGGAGCAGACGAGCCTCTGGGTGGATGTCAAGCAGAATCCCCCCGTTTGCGAAAATCGCCGCCCTCCATCGCAGGATGTGTAG
- a CDS encoding ATP-binding cassette domain-containing protein, with protein sequence MLLQVKSATLARRKAPILSNISFEACAGEWIVLVGHNGSGKSTLLDALAGVSQPVAGEIRYRAPAGATDVRRTYLPQAPERLLIATSAADEFAASLRMPSADVRRGWGEWVVPRLAPFGLGHLQPDDLPSRMSTGMQRKFVYAMALARPGEVLLCDEPTSGLDAPSRAELLAEIARFVQQGGLAITALHDLDEALFSATRVLALAHGRLVFDGTPQAFAESAAALERDGVPLPPSVRLALAIASAGGPKPGLCRPEDLAARLLASPAVQDGVRCSEEALSQEAGPVPAAAGASSDLASASMDMPPPEASAESRVGAFHPALRWLSLTAITIAIALVHRPAGDLVAVLATLALLAALRAPLRTSLRLTWTWVSFAALACAVSGLQLGPPFHALWAFHAATAKHTLLEVVPYWCFLQIGQLALARFSSLQFAALVDGALSRVVPHRQRLLASWFGALVTRFIPAVEVIYREQWYAYRVRLQNTGRLLSTSRALVDVANVIAPFVIRMLRFGETTADAMEARRLFEVPPPSALLPEWRVRGRDLGVMAMALVSIALLVWTR encoded by the coding sequence GTGCTGTTGCAGGTGAAATCGGCGACTCTCGCGCGCAGAAAGGCGCCGATTCTGTCGAATATCTCGTTTGAAGCCTGTGCCGGCGAGTGGATTGTGCTCGTGGGGCACAACGGCTCGGGCAAGTCGACGCTCCTCGACGCGCTGGCTGGCGTGTCGCAGCCCGTGGCGGGCGAGATCCGATACCGCGCGCCTGCAGGAGCCACGGACGTGCGGCGAACGTACCTCCCGCAAGCGCCGGAGCGGCTGCTCATTGCCACTTCCGCCGCGGACGAGTTCGCCGCAAGCCTGCGGATGCCAAGCGCCGACGTCCGGCGCGGGTGGGGCGAATGGGTGGTGCCGCGGCTCGCCCCCTTCGGCCTCGGCCATCTGCAGCCGGACGATCTTCCGTCCCGCATGTCGACCGGCATGCAGCGCAAGTTTGTCTACGCCATGGCGCTCGCGCGGCCTGGCGAGGTGCTCCTTTGCGACGAACCGACGAGCGGGCTCGACGCGCCGTCTCGGGCCGAACTGCTCGCCGAGATCGCGCGATTTGTGCAACAAGGCGGCCTTGCCATCACGGCCCTGCACGATCTCGACGAGGCGCTGTTTTCTGCCACCCGCGTACTGGCGCTCGCCCACGGCCGCCTCGTCTTCGACGGGACGCCGCAGGCCTTCGCGGAATCCGCGGCGGCCTTGGAGCGAGACGGCGTCCCCCTTCCGCCGTCGGTGCGGCTGGCGCTGGCCATCGCGTCCGCGGGCGGGCCAAAGCCTGGCCTCTGTCGCCCGGAAGATCTCGCCGCCCGCCTCCTGGCGTCACCCGCTGTGCAGGATGGAGTGAGGTGCTCCGAAGAGGCGTTGAGCCAGGAAGCCGGGCCCGTGCCCGCGGCTGCGGGCGCCTCCAGCGACTTGGCGTCCGCCTCCATGGACATGCCGCCACCGGAGGCCAGCGCTGAGAGCCGTGTGGGCGCCTTTCACCCAGCCCTGCGCTGGCTGTCGCTGACCGCAATCACCATCGCCATTGCGCTCGTGCACCGGCCTGCAGGCGATCTCGTCGCCGTGCTGGCCACCCTTGCGCTGCTCGCCGCCCTGCGCGCGCCGCTGCGCACGAGCCTGCGCCTGACGTGGACCTGGGTGAGCTTTGCCGCCCTAGCGTGCGCCGTGAGCGGCCTGCAGCTGGGACCGCCCTTCCATGCGCTCTGGGCCTTTCATGCCGCCACGGCGAAGCACACGTTGCTTGAAGTGGTGCCGTATTGGTGCTTCTTGCAGATCGGCCAGCTGGCGCTCGCGCGATTTTCGTCGCTCCAATTTGCGGCGCTCGTCGACGGCGCCCTTTCTCGCGTCGTGCCACACCGGCAGCGGCTTTTGGCCAGTTGGTTCGGCGCGCTTGTCACCCGGTTCATCCCCGCGGTCGAAGTCATTTACCGGGAACAGTGGTACGCCTACCGGGTCCGCCTGCAAAACACCGGCCGTCTCCTTAGCACCTCGCGGGCGCTCGTGGACGTGGCGAACGTCATCGCGCCGTTTGTCATCCGCATGCTCCGATTCGGCGAAACGACGGCGGATGCCATGGAAGCGCGCCGGCTGTTTGAAGTTCCGCCTCCCTCCGCCTTGCTGCCCGAGTGGCGGGTGCGCGGCCGAGATCTAGGCGTGATGGCCATGGCGCTCGTGAGCATCGCGCTCCTCGTCTGGACGCGCTGA
- a CDS encoding ABC transporter ATP-binding protein: MLNSPSNVSTRPKDAAQMGPPALTWRRLTVSPPGASKPVLRDVSGEIARGRIVAFVGPNGAGKTTFFRALVGLARFQGEMYVHGQPWREARWRVQMGFQPPAASFVGQTVEEELAVAIAARAAHLGHPAPDRRALRSEIHEWLQTVGLQVQLDRPVDALSGGEMAKLAVAGALASGADVLLMDETQTELDPDARVSMRAVFRQLGQTGRTVLLVTHDMDDVLAADAVVVVKDGAMCGPISPRAFFYGADGQAPCDDLGFAAPYLVQAARRIREATGADFAPLTEDEFVEGWRRAVAGEIGDSRAQKGADSVEYLV, translated from the coding sequence ATGTTGAACTCACCTTCGAACGTGTCCACGCGGCCCAAAGACGCGGCCCAAATGGGACCTCCCGCGCTCACGTGGCGGCGACTGACCGTCTCGCCCCCTGGGGCTTCGAAGCCGGTTTTGCGCGACGTGTCCGGTGAAATCGCCCGCGGGCGCATCGTGGCGTTCGTGGGCCCAAATGGCGCCGGTAAGACCACGTTTTTTCGAGCCCTGGTCGGATTGGCGCGGTTTCAGGGCGAGATGTACGTGCACGGTCAGCCGTGGCGCGAAGCGAGGTGGCGCGTGCAGATGGGCTTTCAGCCGCCCGCGGCGAGCTTTGTCGGGCAGACGGTCGAGGAGGAACTCGCGGTCGCCATCGCCGCGCGCGCCGCGCACCTGGGCCATCCGGCACCGGACCGGCGCGCGCTTCGAAGCGAGATTCACGAATGGCTGCAAACCGTCGGACTCCAGGTGCAGCTGGATCGCCCGGTCGACGCGCTTTCGGGCGGCGAAATGGCGAAACTTGCGGTGGCAGGCGCACTCGCGTCCGGGGCCGACGTGCTCCTGATGGACGAGACGCAGACGGAGCTCGATCCCGACGCGCGCGTCTCCATGCGCGCCGTGTTCCGACAGCTCGGGCAGACCGGGCGAACCGTGCTCCTCGTCACGCACGACATGGACGACGTGCTCGCGGCGGACGCCGTCGTGGTAGTGAAGGACGGCGCCATGTGCGGGCCGATATCGCCCCGCGCCTTCTTTTACGGAGCGGACGGCCAAGCCCCTTGCGACGATCTCGGCTTTGCGGCGCCGTACCTCGTTCAAGCCGCGCGCCGGATCCGGGAAGCGACCGGAGCGGACTTCGCGCCGCTCACAGAAGACGAGTTTGTGGAGGGATGGCGGCGTGCTGTTGCAGGTGAAATCGGCGACTCTCGCGCGCAGAAAGGCGCCGATTCTGTCGAATATCTCGTTTGA
- a CDS encoding biotin transporter BioY, giving the protein MAKVRGLIFCALFIAIFAVLSLVQIPVGSVPITLETLVVQVCAGLLGPWYSALTFVLLIVLDLIGLPLIGGHAGPSLMLGPTAGYIWGWPFCALFAGLAISRVRPGSRGEIAKLIAILFVLGDLVCYIPGVLWLRHVVPSLHPWGSALAGGVWPFLPGDFIKSVLAAVIVARVRRVYPTERILRGERYAAESSAAES; this is encoded by the coding sequence ATGGCCAAAGTTCGCGGTCTCATCTTCTGTGCGCTCTTCATCGCCATCTTCGCCGTGCTGAGCCTGGTTCAGATTCCGGTCGGCTCCGTGCCCATCACGCTCGAGACGCTTGTGGTGCAGGTGTGCGCCGGCTTGCTCGGGCCATGGTACAGCGCGCTGACCTTCGTGCTCCTCATTGTACTGGATCTCATCGGCCTGCCGCTCATCGGCGGTCACGCCGGTCCCAGCCTCATGCTCGGCCCGACGGCCGGCTACATCTGGGGCTGGCCGTTCTGCGCGCTCTTCGCGGGCCTCGCCATCTCGCGGGTGCGGCCCGGGTCGCGCGGCGAGATCGCCAAGCTCATCGCCATCTTGTTCGTGCTGGGCGATCTCGTCTGTTACATCCCGGGCGTGCTGTGGCTGCGGCACGTGGTGCCGTCGCTGCACCCGTGGGGCTCCGCGCTGGCAGGCGGCGTGTGGCCGTTTTTGCCCGGCGACTTCATCAAGAGCGTGCTGGCCGCCGTCATTGTGGCGCGAGTGCGTCGCGTCTATCCGACGGAGCGCATCCTCCGCGGCGAGCGGTATGCGGCGGAATCGAGTGCCGCGGAGTCCTGA